A genomic stretch from Coffea arabica cultivar ET-39 chromosome 10c, Coffea Arabica ET-39 HiFi, whole genome shotgun sequence includes:
- the LOC113714163 gene encoding uncharacterized protein produces the protein MDSVIAGQCQGSKIGQRVVLPASFIGGLRDMKRRYVDTMALVQKFGKPDLFITMTCNPSWPEIKDHMLPTDEGHNRPDLLTQVFHAKLDILKQELFEKEIFGFVAAYTHVIEFQKRGLPHAHFLIILKPSSKLYSTDSYDKIVSAEMLDETKNRHLFNMVRRHMIHSPCGKKIERMSVCKENIRKNAETIIQNYLLIKPSMEIMHTPLIKEGTMDTK, from the coding sequence ATGGATAGCGTGATAGCAGGTCAATGCCAAGGTTCAAAGATAGGTCAGCGAGTGGTGCTTCCAGCTTCATTTATAGGAGGTCTTCGTGACATGAAAAGGAGATATGTTGACACTATGGCATTGGTACAGAAATTTGGTAAACCAGATTTATTCATTACGATGACTTGCAATCCTTCATGGCCAGAAATAAAGGATCATATGCTGCCAACAGATGAAGGACATAACAGGCCAGACTTACTGACTCAAGTCTTCCATGCAAAGCTTGATATATTGAAGCAAGAGTTATTCGAAAAAGAGATATTTGGATTTGTTGCTGCATACACCCATGtcattgaattccagaaacGTGGTCTTCCTCATGCTCATTTCCTCATAATCTTGAAGCCAAGTTCAAAACTTTACTCCACAGATTCTTATGACAAAATAGTTAGTGCAGAGATGCTAGATGAGACCAAAAACCGACATCTTTTCAACATGGTTCGTAGACATATGATTCACAGTCCCTGTGGGAAAAAAATCGAAAGAATGTCTGTATGCAAGGAGAATATCAGAAAAAATGCAGAAACAATTATCCAAAACTATTTGCTAATAAAACCTTCCATGGAGATAATGCATACCCCACTTATCAAAGAAGGAACAATGGATACAAAATGA